Proteins encoded in a region of the Catalinimonas alkaloidigena genome:
- a CDS encoding pyridoxal phosphate-dependent aminotransferase: MNTSINRRKWLKSGALLASGLVAAPWKWATAASRPAATTAELPSQYLNRTLRERPELQARLLANENPFGPAPSAKKAFAAAVDDGFKYAFAEKRQLQEAIAAKEGVTPDHIMLGAGSTELLMAAALYYGLKEGHILSADPSYTSLMRMADRIGSEWVKVPLTSDYKHDLNAMDTRTVGATKLVYICNPNNPTGTTLDPAKLEDFCKSVSKKAPIFIDEAYIDYVANPDVTSMIKCVRDGHNVMIARTFSKVHAFAGLRAGYLIAQPEVIKELDAFSTGGGTLSGPTALAALASYQDADFIKYSVKMNKESKDFVYKTLKAMDYEYVPSDTNFVLFPLRMHGDQFRNAMMDKGVGIRTWEFNRQHWCRVSMGKMDDMKLFAQAFNQVVS, translated from the coding sequence ATGAACACTTCTATCAATCGTCGGAAATGGCTTAAGTCAGGAGCCCTACTTGCCTCAGGTCTGGTGGCTGCCCCCTGGAAATGGGCCACTGCGGCGTCTCGGCCAGCCGCCACTACGGCCGAACTTCCATCCCAGTACCTGAACCGGACGCTCCGCGAGCGCCCCGAGCTGCAAGCGCGTCTGCTGGCCAACGAAAACCCGTTCGGCCCGGCTCCCAGCGCCAAAAAAGCCTTCGCAGCGGCCGTAGACGATGGATTTAAATACGCTTTCGCCGAAAAACGGCAGCTCCAGGAGGCCATTGCCGCCAAAGAAGGGGTTACACCCGACCACATTATGCTGGGGGCCGGCTCGACCGAGCTGCTGATGGCTGCAGCCCTGTACTACGGCCTGAAAGAGGGACACATTCTGTCGGCCGATCCGAGCTATACTTCGCTCATGCGCATGGCCGACCGGATCGGCAGCGAGTGGGTGAAAGTGCCGCTGACCTCGGATTACAAGCACGACCTGAACGCGATGGACACACGGACGGTCGGTGCCACCAAACTGGTCTACATCTGTAACCCCAACAACCCGACGGGTACCACGCTCGATCCGGCCAAGCTGGAAGATTTCTGTAAGTCGGTATCGAAAAAAGCGCCGATCTTTATTGATGAGGCCTACATCGACTACGTAGCCAATCCGGATGTCACGTCGATGATCAAATGCGTTCGCGACGGCCACAACGTGATGATCGCCCGCACTTTCTCAAAAGTACATGCCTTTGCGGGCCTGCGCGCCGGGTACCTCATCGCCCAGCCGGAAGTGATCAAAGAGCTGGATGCCTTCTCGACAGGCGGGGGCACGCTGTCGGGCCCCACGGCGCTGGCCGCGCTGGCTTCGTACCAGGACGCCGACTTCATTAAATACAGCGTGAAGATGAACAAGGAGTCGAAAGACTTCGTCTACAAAACGCTGAAAGCGATGGATTACGAATACGTGCCGTCGGATACCAATTTCGTGCTGTTTCCGCTCCGTATGCACGGCGACCAGTTCCGCAACGCCATGATGGACAAGGGGGTGGGCATCCGCACATGGGAGTTTAACCGCCAGCACTGGTGCCGCGTCAGCATGGGCAAGATGGACGACATGAAACTGTTCGCCCAGGCGTTCAATCAGGTAGTAAGCTAA
- a CDS encoding FAD-dependent oxidoreductase translates to MSVVSLSSPFPYVDLAPERILTETVGLRPFRAAGPRLEIESLGAKKLVHHYGHGGSGWSLSWGSAQAAAELVKTLEVSSVAVIGCGAIGLTTARVLQQRGYRVTIYARDTPPGVTSSKAAGNWSPASRVCSPDRVTPQFGAWWERAAVFSFQQYRTLAAGVSAVHEVDNFRFGGPWELYPLERQLPLIATFEEAQPFPADRHPFDEDVLHSKTFVFDIPAHFQKLLSDFRAAGGVVQPREFHSPAELTQLPEPCLVNCTGLGAKALFGDKTLQPIAGQLAKYPAHPTAYFKIDTPEGALVSRPDGIFVGGSADYDRWDTDPRPGVTQRTLNALLPLMAKLKQGR, encoded by the coding sequence GTGTCTGTTGTCTCGCTCTCCTCGCCCTTCCCGTACGTTGACCTTGCCCCCGAACGCATCCTGACCGAAACCGTCGGCCTGCGGCCCTTCCGCGCCGCCGGGCCCCGGCTGGAAATCGAGTCGCTGGGGGCGAAAAAACTGGTACATCATTATGGACACGGCGGCAGTGGCTGGTCGTTGTCGTGGGGCTCGGCACAGGCCGCCGCCGAACTGGTCAAAACGCTGGAGGTCAGCAGCGTAGCCGTGATTGGTTGCGGCGCCATCGGCCTGACCACCGCGCGCGTCTTGCAGCAGCGTGGCTACCGGGTCACGATCTACGCCAGGGATACCCCGCCCGGCGTCACGTCCAGCAAAGCAGCAGGCAACTGGTCGCCGGCCTCGCGGGTGTGTAGCCCCGACCGGGTAACGCCGCAGTTCGGTGCCTGGTGGGAGCGCGCCGCCGTCTTTTCGTTTCAACAGTACCGCACGTTGGCCGCGGGCGTCAGTGCCGTGCACGAAGTCGACAATTTTCGTTTCGGGGGACCGTGGGAACTCTATCCGCTGGAGCGGCAATTGCCCCTGATCGCCACGTTCGAGGAGGCGCAGCCGTTCCCGGCCGACCGGCATCCGTTCGACGAAGACGTGTTGCACTCCAAAACGTTTGTGTTTGACATTCCCGCTCATTTTCAGAAGCTGCTGAGCGATTTCCGGGCGGCAGGGGGTGTGGTGCAGCCTCGGGAGTTTCACAGCCCCGCCGAGCTGACCCAACTGCCCGAGCCGTGTCTGGTGAACTGTACCGGCTTGGGGGCAAAGGCGCTGTTCGGGGACAAGACCCTGCAGCCCATCGCCGGGCAACTGGCCAAGTACCCGGCCCATCCGACCGCTTATTTCAAAATCGATACGCCCGAAGGGGCGCTGGTGTCCCGGCCCGACGGCATTTTTGTGGGCGGCAGCGCCGATTACGACCGCTGGGACACCGATCCCCGCCCCGGCGTCACCCAACGGACGCTGAATGCCCTTCTCCCGCTCATGGCAAAGTTGAAACAGGGCCGGTAG
- a CDS encoding DUF421 domain-containing protein, whose protein sequence is MNDWFLAPLPHVLWIALSCVVYYVFTILTTRLVGLRSFTTFSSFDFLITLAMGALLASTVVSQDVALVEGFTALLALYALQISVALVRTRWPYVRKWVDNPPTLLMENGQVLHRNLRAVRITEDELRAKLRAHNVHNYTQVKAVVLESSGEVSVLYDAHATLPFQPTLLEGVIREL, encoded by the coding sequence ATGAACGACTGGTTCCTGGCTCCTCTGCCCCATGTGTTGTGGATTGCGCTTTCGTGCGTCGTATACTATGTCTTTACCATCCTGACCACCCGCCTGGTGGGCCTGCGCAGTTTTACCACCTTTTCGAGCTTCGACTTTCTGATTACCCTGGCGATGGGCGCATTGCTGGCATCGACCGTGGTGAGTCAAGACGTTGCCCTTGTGGAAGGATTTACGGCCTTGCTGGCCCTTTACGCACTGCAAATTAGTGTGGCGCTGGTGCGTACCCGCTGGCCTTATGTGCGCAAATGGGTAGACAACCCACCCACCTTGCTGATGGAAAACGGGCAGGTACTGCACCGCAACCTGCGCGCCGTCCGCATTACGGAAGACGAACTGCGCGCCAAGTTGCGGGCACACAACGTGCACAATTACACCCAGGTGAAAGCCGTGGTGCTGGAATCGTCCGGCGAGGTATCTGTGCTCTACGATGCCCACGCCACGCTCCCGTTTCAGCCAACCTTGCTGGAAGGCGTGATCCGCGAACTATAA
- a CDS encoding potassium channel family protein, translating to MFMQLLCAFAGLGLLLLALSDFAVTAFVPTGEGRLTALVGRGVYKLLLWLSGYNGYNRRLNYIGLVAIVAISTVWISLLWLGFTLIYLSDVNSILVGTSKTPADFFEKLYHVGYTISTLGIGDYVPGNDFWRVVTSLVSFVGLVTITMSITYLIPVISNAIHKRSLSLQISSLGQTPEDIVLNSYDGHDFRSIESTLTSLSSEIFLYTQNNVAYPILHYMHSCNPSENIVLRLAALDEALTLFLFHVPDELRPSLLSLQSARRAITAYLQTILYLELPDEAPPYPRFALLERRTGLAFVGTEGAAQRQIYQSLDKRRKLLLANVQKDGWQWQDLDGPKYQTDLDAPFADQRQPSDARR from the coding sequence ATGTTCATGCAACTCCTGTGTGCCTTCGCCGGACTTGGCCTGCTTTTGCTGGCGCTGAGCGACTTTGCCGTTACGGCCTTCGTACCGACCGGCGAAGGACGACTCACCGCCCTGGTGGGGCGCGGTGTTTACAAATTGCTGCTGTGGCTTTCGGGCTACAACGGCTACAACCGCCGCCTCAACTACATCGGCCTGGTGGCCATCGTGGCCATCAGCACGGTGTGGATTTCGCTTCTGTGGTTGGGGTTCACGCTGATCTACCTGTCGGACGTCAACTCGATTCTGGTTGGCACTTCCAAGACGCCAGCCGATTTTTTCGAGAAACTGTACCACGTCGGCTACACCATTTCGACGCTGGGCATCGGCGACTACGTGCCGGGCAACGACTTCTGGCGGGTCGTCACGTCGCTCGTCTCGTTTGTGGGGCTGGTGACCATCACCATGTCGATCACCTACCTGATTCCGGTCATCTCCAACGCCATTCACAAACGGTCGCTCAGTTTACAGATCAGCAGCCTGGGCCAAACGCCGGAAGACATCGTGCTGAACAGCTACGACGGCCACGACTTCCGGAGCATCGAAAGTACGCTGACGAGCCTTTCGTCCGAGATTTTCCTGTACACGCAGAACAACGTCGCCTATCCCATTCTCCACTACATGCACAGCTGCAACCCCAGCGAAAACATTGTGCTGCGACTGGCCGCCCTCGACGAAGCGCTGACGCTGTTTCTGTTCCACGTTCCCGACGAGCTGCGTCCCAGTTTGCTGTCCCTGCAATCGGCCCGCCGTGCCATCACGGCCTACCTGCAAACCATCCTCTATCTGGAGCTTCCCGACGAAGCGCCCCCCTATCCCCGCTTTGCGCTGCTCGAGCGCCGCACGGGCCTGGCGTTTGTCGGGACCGAAGGTGCAGCGCAACGCCAGATCTACCAGTCGCTGGACAAACGGCGCAAGCTGCTGCTGGCCAACGTGCAGAAAGACGGCTGGCAGTGGCAGGACCTGGACGGCCCCAAGTACCAGACCGACCTCGATGCCCCCTTCGCGGACCAACGGCAGCCGTCCGATGCGCGACGCTAA
- a CDS encoding glycoside hydrolase family 78 protein, producing MKLLSWLLPTLMLTLFFHDPLAAQKLSVTDLTTEHKIDPMGLDVAQPRLSWKLQSAARGVLQSAYELRVATSPRFAKGSQVWESGKVASGESVLQPYAGPALHAGQRYYWQVRVWDQRGKASAWSPVAFWEMGLLQPTDWQAQWIEPVQEEAHDGPALLVRKAFSLPKRVVRARAFVTAHGLYELYLNGQKVGDQVFTPGWTSYDHRLQYQMYDVTNLLQPGANAVGAMLGDGWYRGLLAWNDNWGIWGKKIGLLCQLQIEYEDGTRAIIGTDGTWKGTADGPIRLNSIYNGETYDARREISGWSTPGFDDAAWQAVRESGASTTGLIGMQTVPVRKIEERKPVKIWRTPQGTLVADMGQNMVGWMRLTVRGTAGDTVTLRHAEVLDKTGEFYTDNLRAADATLRYVLNGNGTETYEPRFTFMGFRYVAVEGFPGELTPEHLTGVVIHSDMEPTGTFTSSNELLNQLQHNIQWGQKGNFLDVPTDCPQRDERLGWTGDAQAFCRTAAFNYDVAAFFTKWLKDVSADQLDNGAVPFVIPNVLGEGTSAGWGDIATIGPWTMYQVYGDRRLLETQYPSMKQYVDYIRQKAGDNYLWKGGSVFGDWLFYKPRMESHTEPDGYTNPDMIATMFFAYSARLVAQAAAVLGNTADAREYEALFGKVKAAFNREYVTGSGRIASDSQTSYVLALMFDLLSEDMRPKAADYLVADIQRRNNHLSTGFLGTPYLCHVLSDNGHTDVAYDLLLQETFPSWLYPVKMGATTIWERWDGQKTDSTFQDVGMNSFNHYAYGAVGDWMYRVVAGIEIDAPGYRKSRIQPHPTPKLDYARATFQSSYGTIGSGWERQGETLRITVDIPANTTATLVLPGTTVEAVREGGKPLTAAKDLQPARQTGDDVVLEVGSGHYVFEYTATSL from the coding sequence ATGAAGCTGCTCTCCTGGCTTTTGCCTACCCTGATGCTCACGCTCTTCTTTCACGATCCGCTCGCTGCCCAGAAACTTTCCGTTACCGACCTCACCACCGAACACAAAATTGACCCGATGGGCCTCGACGTGGCACAACCCCGGCTGAGTTGGAAATTGCAAAGTGCCGCGCGTGGGGTGCTCCAGAGCGCGTACGAACTGCGTGTGGCCACGTCCCCCCGGTTTGCGAAGGGCAGCCAGGTCTGGGAGAGTGGCAAAGTGGCGTCCGGCGAATCCGTGCTCCAACCCTACGCCGGCCCCGCCCTCCACGCCGGGCAGCGCTACTACTGGCAGGTGCGTGTCTGGGACCAGCGCGGAAAAGCTTCGGCGTGGAGTCCGGTCGCTTTCTGGGAGATGGGGCTCCTGCAACCCACCGACTGGCAGGCACAGTGGATCGAACCCGTACAGGAAGAAGCGCATGACGGCCCCGCTCTGCTGGTGCGCAAGGCGTTTTCACTCCCGAAACGTGTGGTCCGCGCCCGCGCGTTTGTCACCGCCCACGGCCTCTACGAGTTGTACCTCAATGGGCAGAAGGTCGGCGACCAGGTGTTTACCCCCGGCTGGACCAGTTACGACCACCGGTTGCAATACCAGATGTACGACGTTACCAACCTGCTGCAGCCCGGAGCGAATGCAGTTGGCGCCATGCTGGGCGACGGCTGGTACCGCGGCCTATTGGCCTGGAACGACAACTGGGGCATTTGGGGAAAGAAGATCGGGCTGCTGTGTCAGCTTCAGATTGAATACGAAGATGGTACTCGGGCGATCATCGGGACCGACGGCACCTGGAAAGGCACTGCCGACGGACCGATTCGGTTGAATTCGATCTACAACGGAGAGACGTACGATGCCCGACGCGAAATTTCCGGCTGGAGCACCCCGGGCTTCGACGATGCCGCCTGGCAGGCGGTGCGCGAAAGCGGGGCTTCCACCACGGGGCTGATCGGCATGCAGACCGTGCCCGTCCGTAAAATCGAAGAGCGCAAGCCCGTAAAAATCTGGCGCACGCCGCAGGGTACGCTGGTGGCCGACATGGGCCAGAACATGGTAGGATGGATGCGCCTGACCGTCCGCGGCACTGCGGGCGACACCGTGACCCTCCGCCACGCCGAAGTCCTCGACAAAACGGGCGAGTTTTATACCGACAACCTGCGGGCCGCCGACGCCACGTTGCGCTATGTGCTGAACGGGAACGGGACCGAAACCTACGAACCGCGCTTTACCTTTATGGGCTTCCGCTACGTGGCGGTCGAAGGCTTTCCCGGTGAGCTGACGCCCGAGCACCTGACGGGCGTAGTCATCCATTCGGACATGGAGCCGACCGGCACCTTCACCAGCTCGAACGAACTGCTGAACCAACTGCAACACAACATTCAGTGGGGCCAGAAGGGCAACTTCCTCGACGTCCCGACCGATTGCCCGCAGCGCGACGAACGCCTCGGCTGGACGGGCGATGCCCAGGCCTTCTGCCGGACGGCAGCGTTCAACTACGACGTGGCTGCCTTCTTCACCAAGTGGCTGAAAGACGTCAGCGCCGACCAACTGGACAACGGTGCCGTGCCGTTTGTCATTCCCAACGTGCTGGGCGAGGGCACCTCGGCCGGGTGGGGCGACATCGCCACCATCGGTCCCTGGACGATGTACCAAGTGTACGGCGACCGGCGCTTGCTGGAAACGCAGTACCCGTCCATGAAGCAATACGTCGATTACATCCGCCAGAAAGCAGGCGATAACTACCTCTGGAAAGGCGGCAGCGTCTTCGGCGACTGGCTGTTTTACAAGCCGCGCATGGAAAGCCACACCGAACCCGACGGCTACACCAACCCCGACATGATCGCGACGATGTTTTTTGCCTACTCGGCCCGGCTGGTGGCGCAGGCCGCCGCGGTGCTTGGCAACACGGCCGATGCCAGGGAATACGAAGCGCTGTTCGGCAAGGTGAAAGCCGCCTTTAACCGCGAGTACGTGACCGGTTCGGGACGCATCGCCTCCGATTCGCAGACGTCGTACGTACTGGCGCTGATGTTCGACCTTCTGTCTGAGGACATGCGCCCCAAAGCCGCCGACTACCTCGTGGCCGACATCCAGCGCCGCAACAACCACCTCTCGACCGGCTTTCTGGGCACGCCGTACCTGTGCCACGTCCTGTCGGACAACGGCCACACCGACGTGGCCTACGACCTACTGTTGCAGGAAACCTTTCCGTCATGGCTCTACCCGGTCAAAATGGGGGCTACCACCATCTGGGAACGCTGGGACGGGCAGAAAACCGACAGCACCTTTCAGGATGTGGGCATGAACTCGTTCAACCACTATGCCTACGGCGCGGTGGGCGACTGGATGTACCGTGTGGTGGCCGGCATCGAAATCGACGCGCCCGGTTACCGTAAAAGCCGCATCCAGCCGCATCCCACCCCGAAACTCGACTACGCCCGTGCCACGTTCCAAAGCAGCTATGGCACAATTGGGTCGGGCTGGGAACGGCAGGGCGAAACCCTGCGCATCACGGTCGACATCCCGGCGAACACGACGGCAACCCTCGTCCTGCCCGGCACCACGGTAGAGGCCGTTCGCGAAGGCGGTAAGCCCCTGACCGCGGCCAAAGACCTGCAACCGGCCCGCCAAACCGGCGACGATGTGGTGCTGGAGGTTGGCTCCGGCCACTACGTCTTCGAATACACGGCCACGTCTCTCTGA
- a CDS encoding glycoside hydrolase family 172 protein, which yields MKPCFVLCLLGLLLPLALHAQPPGGDLYAITRLQKGIRSKRISSFDTTGNNNDRIEHIRPGEKRTLFQVQGAGMINHIWITIAPPPEVLNRDDLVLRMYWDGNPSPSVESPLGSFFGQGWNESYPLYSQPLTATPLQGRALTSYFVMPFAKGARIELENQSDRDVDAFYYYVDYLEMDKLPASTGRFHAWYNQQLTQTDAQEGENEWGVLGPQRENPRGERNYLFADIRGKGQFVGVNYYIHTPTPIWYGEGDDMIFIDGSARNGSTRPTLNGTGTEDYFNTSWSPKTSFQTPYFGYPRVNTQDAGFAAGWGGRTHMYRFHIVDPLYFEQSLKFTIEHGHNNVLVMDLRSVAYWYLSEATAVPAIPPKAERAFRPEITPVDVMRWREAWRQSKGNATDLWGNEQE from the coding sequence ATGAAACCCTGCTTTGTTCTGTGCTTGCTCGGCCTGCTGCTGCCGCTCGCGCTCCACGCCCAACCGCCGGGCGGCGATCTGTACGCCATCACCCGCCTTCAGAAGGGCATCCGGTCGAAGCGCATCAGTTCGTTCGACACCACCGGCAACAACAACGACCGGATCGAACACATCCGCCCCGGCGAAAAGCGTACGCTGTTTCAGGTGCAGGGCGCGGGCATGATCAACCACATCTGGATCACCATAGCGCCGCCGCCCGAAGTGCTGAACCGCGACGACCTGGTGCTCCGCATGTACTGGGACGGCAACCCGTCGCCATCGGTCGAAAGCCCGCTCGGCTCGTTTTTCGGGCAGGGTTGGAACGAAAGTTATCCCTTGTATTCGCAGCCGCTGACGGCCACGCCACTACAGGGCCGGGCGCTGACCAGCTATTTTGTGATGCCGTTTGCCAAGGGCGCGCGCATCGAACTGGAAAACCAGTCGGACCGCGACGTCGATGCCTTTTATTACTATGTCGACTACCTGGAAATGGACAAGCTGCCCGCCAGTACGGGGCGGTTCCACGCCTGGTACAACCAGCAGTTGACACAAACCGACGCGCAGGAAGGCGAGAACGAATGGGGCGTGCTGGGGCCACAGCGCGAAAACCCACGCGGGGAACGCAACTATTTGTTTGCCGATATTCGGGGAAAGGGGCAGTTTGTCGGCGTGAATTACTACATTCACACGCCTACGCCCATCTGGTACGGCGAAGGAGACGATATGATTTTTATCGACGGCAGCGCACGGAACGGCAGCACTCGACCCACGCTAAACGGCACCGGCACCGAAGATTATTTCAACACGTCGTGGAGCCCGAAAACTTCCTTTCAGACACCTTATTTCGGCTATCCGCGCGTTAATACACAGGATGCCGGTTTTGCAGCCGGCTGGGGAGGGCGCACGCACATGTACCGTTTTCATATTGTAGATCCGCTCTATTTCGAGCAATCGCTTAAGTTTACGATTGAGCACGGACACAACAACGTGCTGGTGATGGATCTGCGGAGCGTAGCCTACTGGTATTTGTCGGAAGCCACCGCCGTTCCTGCCATTCCGCCGAAGGCCGAGCGGGCGTTTCGGCCGGAGATTACGCCAGTCGATGTGATGCGCTGGCGCGAAGCCTGGCGGCAGTCGAAGGGGAACGCCACCGACCTGTGGGGCAACGAACAGGAGTAA
- a CDS encoding GMC oxidoreductase produces MAENTYDAIVVGSGISGGWAAKELTEKGLKVIMLERGKNIEHIKDYVNANKNPWDFPHRGRRTQQMIEEYPVLKRDYPLNEMNLDWWASDKDCPYTEIKRFDWFRGYHVGGRSLLWGRQSYRWGDLDFEANAKEGIAVDWPVRYKEMEPWYDYVEKFAGISGNRDGIAHLPDGQFLPPMEMNCVEKDVAARLKDHYQGVRPMIIGRTAHITAPHPGRTQCQFRDKCWLGCPFGGYFSTQSSTLPAAMKTGNLTVRPWSIVTRVLYDKDKKRATGVEILDAENNQTYVYNAKIIFLNASTLNSAWILMNSATDVWPDGLGSSSGELGHNLMDHHLGVGAGGWVEGYEDKYVYGRRANGFYIPRFRNLNGEKRDYIRGFGYQGSASREGWSRDVAEYSIGADFKEALTEPGRWTVGMGGFGEILPYHENYVKLDKDKKDKWGLNVLAIDCELKDNELKMRKDMQNDAAEMLTAAGVKDVHSWDGDGTPGRGIHEMGTARMGKDPKTSVLNKWNQIWDAPNVFVTDGSFMTSAACQNPSLTYMAFTARAADHAVSELKKQNL; encoded by the coding sequence ATGGCAGAGAATACGTATGACGCCATCGTCGTGGGTTCGGGGATCAGCGGAGGCTGGGCCGCCAAGGAACTCACCGAAAAAGGCTTGAAGGTAATCATGCTCGAACGTGGCAAAAACATCGAGCACATCAAAGATTACGTCAACGCCAACAAAAATCCGTGGGATTTTCCCCACCGGGGGCGTCGCACCCAGCAGATGATCGAGGAGTATCCCGTGCTGAAGCGCGATTATCCGCTGAACGAAATGAACCTGGACTGGTGGGCGAGCGACAAAGATTGCCCCTACACCGAAATCAAACGGTTCGACTGGTTCCGCGGGTACCACGTCGGCGGACGTTCGCTCCTGTGGGGACGGCAGAGTTATCGCTGGGGTGATCTGGATTTCGAAGCAAACGCCAAAGAAGGCATCGCCGTCGACTGGCCCGTGCGCTACAAGGAGATGGAACCCTGGTACGACTACGTGGAGAAATTTGCCGGCATCAGCGGCAACCGCGACGGCATCGCCCACCTGCCCGACGGCCAGTTTCTGCCGCCGATGGAGATGAACTGCGTGGAGAAAGACGTGGCCGCCCGCCTGAAAGACCACTACCAGGGCGTACGCCCAATGATCATCGGGCGGACGGCGCACATCACCGCCCCGCACCCCGGCCGGACGCAATGCCAGTTCCGCGACAAGTGCTGGCTGGGCTGCCCCTTCGGCGGGTACTTCAGCACCCAGTCGTCGACCTTGCCGGCGGCCATGAAAACCGGCAACCTGACCGTGCGCCCCTGGAGCATCGTGACGCGGGTGTTGTACGACAAAGACAAAAAACGCGCTACGGGCGTAGAAATTCTGGATGCCGAAAACAACCAGACGTACGTCTACAACGCCAAAATCATCTTCCTGAACGCCTCGACGCTAAACTCCGCCTGGATTCTGATGAACTCGGCGACCGACGTATGGCCCGACGGCCTGGGCAGCAGCAGCGGCGAACTGGGCCATAACCTGATGGACCACCACCTGGGCGTAGGCGCCGGCGGTTGGGTCGAAGGCTACGAAGACAAGTACGTGTACGGCCGCCGGGCCAACGGCTTCTACATTCCGCGCTTCCGCAACCTGAACGGCGAAAAACGCGACTACATCCGGGGCTTCGGCTACCAGGGTAGCGCCAGCCGCGAAGGGTGGAGCCGCGACGTGGCCGAATATTCCATCGGAGCCGACTTCAAAGAAGCCCTGACCGAGCCCGGCCGCTGGACCGTCGGGATGGGAGGTTTCGGGGAGATTTTGCCGTACCACGAAAACTACGTGAAGCTCGACAAGGACAAGAAAGACAAGTGGGGGCTGAACGTGCTGGCGATCGACTGTGAGTTGAAAGACAACGAACTGAAGATGCGCAAGGACATGCAGAACGACGCCGCCGAAATGCTGACCGCCGCCGGCGTGAAAGACGTGCACAGCTGGGATGGCGACGGCACACCGGGGCGTGGCATCCACGAAATGGGCACCGCGCGCATGGGCAAAGACCCCAAAACGTCGGTCCTCAACAAGTGGAACCAGATCTGGGACGCGCCCAACGTGTTTGTGACCGACGGCTCGTTCATGACCTCGGCGGCCTGCCAGAACCCCTCGCTTACCTACATGGCCTTTACGGCCCGGGCGGCCGACCACGCCGTCAGCGAACTGAAAAAACAAAATCTGTAG
- a CDS encoding gluconate 2-dehydrogenase subunit 3 family protein encodes MINRREALARVALIMGGTVVGAEAFLSGCTNSPEQVANILDFTPDTVALLDEVGETILPTTASSPGAKAAKIGDFMKVIVTDCYDEKDQKTFAKGVEEIDKAADKEYGKAFVALSDDQKQELLIALDKEAKGYQPKEGESPHYFTLIKQLTLWGYFTSEVGATKALRYLPVPGRYDGCVPYEKGEKAWAL; translated from the coding sequence ATGATAAACAGAAGAGAAGCCCTGGCGCGCGTGGCCCTGATCATGGGCGGCACCGTGGTAGGCGCCGAAGCGTTTCTGTCCGGCTGCACCAATAGCCCCGAACAGGTCGCCAACATCCTCGACTTTACGCCCGACACCGTCGCGCTACTCGACGAAGTAGGCGAAACCATTCTGCCGACCACGGCCTCGTCGCCCGGTGCGAAAGCCGCCAAAATCGGCGACTTCATGAAAGTAATCGTGACTGACTGTTACGACGAAAAGGACCAGAAGACGTTTGCCAAAGGCGTCGAAGAGATCGACAAAGCTGCCGACAAGGAATACGGAAAAGCATTCGTGGCGCTGAGCGACGATCAGAAGCAAGAACTCCTGATTGCGCTGGACAAGGAAGCAAAGGGATATCAGCCCAAGGAAGGCGAGTCGCCGCATTACTTCACGCTGATCAAGCAGCTTACGTTGTGGGGGTATTTTACCTCGGAAGTGGGAGCGACCAAAGCCCTGCGTTACCTGCCGGTGCCCGGCCGCTACGACGGTTGCGTGCCGTACGAGAAAGGCGAAAAAGCCTGGGCGTTGTAA